In the genome of Candidatus Alcyoniella australis, the window GCCGTGCGCGCGTTGCGCGCCGCCCACGAGGTGGGCAGCACAAACGTGACCGCCGATCACGTCAACGCGGTCTAGGAGGAACCATGAGCGAACCGAACAATTCCCGCGAAGATTGCCCGAGCGATCCCAAGGCATGGACCTGGGAGCACATCGACCTCGCCTTGCACTCGATCAAGACGATCGAGGAGGAGAACGAGCGCGATAAGGCCACAGCGGAAAAGGCTATCCGCATCGTCAGGGAGAGCTTCCAAAAGACCAAGAAGGCGAACGAGGCCGAGATTAGTAGTCGCGCCGGCGACATCCGCAAAGCCTTCAAGCATCTGAAGAAGGATCTGGGCGATGCCCGTTCACGCGAGCTGCCGTGGGGCACGGTCGGTACCCGCGAGATCGTCTCCGTAAAACTCGGCCGGGGCGTGGACGAGCAGGACGCCGTCAGGCGCGCCGAGTCGGCCGGGCTCTACGATGTGATCAAGGTCGAAAAGCGTCTGCTCAAAGAGGCCCTCAAGGCTAAGGGCGCGCAAGCGCTCGA includes:
- a CDS encoding host-nuclease inhibitor Gam family protein; protein product: MSEPNNSREDCPSDPKAWTWEHIDLALHSIKTIEEENERDKATAEKAIRIVRESFQKTKKANEAEISSRAGDIRKAFKHLKKDLGDARSRELPWGTVGTREIVSVKLGRGVDEQDAVRRAESAGLYDVIKVEKRLLKEALKAKGAQALELVGCHLARQDRFFYETKRGVSRPVRKSAR